The following are from one region of the Sorghum bicolor cultivar BTx623 chromosome 2, Sorghum_bicolor_NCBIv3, whole genome shotgun sequence genome:
- the LOC8057960 gene encoding uncharacterized protein LOC8057960: protein MPCWGGCRLLHHLWRKVRDTERVYRGRRGQRRQQPPDDIELGDLSTSSYDVNYRGSLSPSSSDYSGNHHRGAAAAAVGRSRWESSASASVRGRRKDRLRQSLRPRRAGSKVEHAMRISRESESERRHPHHPHSTGARRKEASSLHVHDHGSAAHREHSHAHRRRT, encoded by the coding sequence ATGCCGTGCTGGGGCGGCTGCCGCCTGCTCCACCACCTCTGGCGGAAGGTGCGCGACACGGAGCGAGTGTACCGCGGCCGGCGCGGCCAACGGCGCCAGCAGCCGCCCGACGACATCGAGTTGGGGGACCTCAGCACCAGCAGCTACGACGTCAACTACAGGGGCTCGTTGTCGCCGTCGTCCTCCGATTACAGTGGCAACCACCACCgtggggccgccgccgccgcggtgggCAGGTCCAGGTGggagtcgtcggcgtcggcgtcggtgcGGGGGAGGAGGAAGGACAGGCTTCGGCAGTCCCTGCGTCCGAGGAGGGCCGGATCCAAGGTGGAGCACGCCATGAGAATAAGccgtgagagtgaaagtgaacgcCGCCACCCCCATCATCCCCATTCGACCGGGGCCAGGAGGAAGGAGGCTTCGTCCCTCCACGTCCACGACCATGGCTCGGCGGCTCATCGTGAACATTCGCACGCGCACCGCCGCCGCACATGA